In the genome of Actinomadura graeca, one region contains:
- a CDS encoding SAM-dependent methyltransferase yields the protein MQVRVLSATVEVIADDGTPVSLQPLLGAALGVLVVVGGSRGVARDRLKAMLWDDSGIVDRGSALKTAMSKLRRLVGKDRVLFGDGVYRFAARDGQDYLDLQVMRSLRDRAGQLRGEDPATSVRLYQHVLQMWAEEPLAGLPQTPEVMGHLQTLAEERMAIVEALLETQLELGQHREVATTTPALVAAHPLNEHLRVLRMRALACTGRKGRALQEYHEAETLLLEATGTRPGPALQDIRRQLMDNSPALQSPAAAPRAGDALVLASGADAAAHSVARMMNYMTGGSYHLPVDRAVTEIVLAAVPDVWMLPNETGDFCRRAAHAAAAAGIDQFLEISSGLPVREPIHQVARWTAPQARVLYVCTEASVATHLGPRIGDERTGIVHANVWDPSALLRAAAHRRLLDFTRPTAVIVRDVLNFAGADDDPWGVTRALAGAICPGSLLILSVATSDQCSRVLQRQIAALALHRPLAKRLVLWSREAIMQMFAGLPPLEPGVVEPHQWRAGRDGGSAAGPMRALVGMARKP from the coding sequence ATGCAGGTGCGGGTCCTGTCGGCGACGGTGGAGGTGATTGCCGACGACGGTACCCCGGTCTCCCTGCAGCCCCTGCTGGGCGCCGCGCTGGGTGTGCTGGTGGTGGTGGGGGGCAGCCGCGGCGTGGCCCGCGACCGGCTGAAGGCGATGCTGTGGGACGACAGCGGCATCGTCGACCGCGGCAGTGCGCTGAAGACCGCGATGAGCAAGCTGCGCAGGCTGGTGGGCAAGGACCGGGTGCTCTTCGGCGACGGCGTCTACCGTTTCGCAGCCCGCGACGGCCAGGACTACCTCGACCTGCAGGTCATGCGGTCATTGCGGGACCGGGCCGGCCAGCTGCGCGGCGAGGACCCGGCGACCTCGGTACGGCTCTACCAGCATGTGCTGCAGATGTGGGCCGAGGAGCCGCTGGCCGGGCTCCCCCAGACCCCGGAGGTGATGGGCCACCTGCAGACGCTCGCCGAGGAGCGCATGGCGATCGTCGAGGCGCTACTGGAGACCCAGCTGGAGCTGGGCCAGCACCGGGAGGTCGCCACGACCACCCCGGCGCTGGTGGCCGCCCATCCGCTCAACGAGCATCTGCGGGTGCTGCGGATGCGGGCGCTGGCCTGCACCGGCCGCAAGGGCCGGGCGCTGCAGGAGTACCACGAGGCCGAGACGCTGCTGCTGGAGGCCACCGGCACCCGCCCCGGCCCCGCACTGCAGGACATCCGCCGGCAGCTCATGGACAACTCGCCCGCCCTGCAGTCGCCTGCGGCTGCACCGCGCGCCGGCGATGCCCTGGTGCTGGCCTCGGGCGCGGACGCCGCCGCGCACTCGGTGGCCCGGATGATGAACTACATGACCGGCGGCTCCTACCACCTGCCAGTGGACCGGGCGGTGACCGAGATCGTGCTGGCGGCCGTCCCCGATGTGTGGATGCTGCCCAACGAGACCGGCGACTTCTGCCGCCGCGCCGCCCACGCGGCCGCTGCCGCCGGTATCGATCAGTTCCTGGAGATCAGCTCCGGGCTGCCGGTGCGCGAGCCGATCCACCAGGTCGCCCGTTGGACCGCTCCGCAGGCCCGGGTCCTGTACGTCTGCACCGAGGCCAGCGTGGCCACCCATCTGGGGCCGCGGATCGGCGACGAGCGCACCGGCATCGTCCATGCCAACGTCTGGGATCCCAGCGCCCTGCTACGGGCCGCCGCGCACCGGCGGCTGCTGGACTTCACCCGCCCGACCGCGGTGATCGTTCGTGACGTGTTGAACTTCGCGGGCGCAGACGATGACCCGTGGGGGGTCACCAGAGCGCTGGCCGGGGCGATCTGCCCGGGAAGCCTCCTGATCCTCTCGGTCGCCACCAGCGACCAGTGCTCGAGGGTGCTGCAGCGGCAGATCGCCGCGCTGGCCCTGCACCGACCGCTGGCCAAACGACTGGTGCTGTGGTCGCGTGAGGCCATCATGCAGATGTTCGCCGGCCTGCCCCCGCTGGAGCCGGGGGTGGTGGAGCCACACCAATGGCGAGCCGGCCGCGACGGCGGATCCGCCGCCGGGCCGATGCGCGCCCTGGTGGGCATGGCCCGCAAGCCCTAG
- a CDS encoding SAM-dependent methyltransferase, producing the protein MSERPIPAVSNVTGASPARVYDYLLGGHHNYLVDRQAAETIMSRDPSIRDGARHNRAFLGRVVMHLARDQGIDQFLDLGSGLPTAANVHQVAQKHNPEARVVYVDNDASVRAHARALLSGDRRTAFACADVRDPGLLETPELQLLDWSRPVAILLIAVLHFLSEADQPADVVAWLTSHTVPGSFVAISHVTDAGATPSVLQAIRDQHTETPVPVYVRAPAAIAALFAGHEPLAPGLVDITRWHAHELAPSYALPALGGVAAVR; encoded by the coding sequence ATGAGCGAGCGACCGATCCCCGCGGTCTCTAATGTGACCGGGGCCTCCCCGGCACGGGTCTATGACTATCTGCTGGGCGGCCACCACAACTACCTGGTGGACCGGCAGGCCGCCGAGACCATCATGAGCCGCGACCCCAGCATCCGTGACGGCGCCCGGCACAACCGGGCCTTCCTGGGACGGGTGGTCATGCACCTGGCCCGCGACCAGGGCATCGACCAGTTCCTGGACCTGGGATCAGGACTGCCCACCGCCGCCAACGTCCATCAGGTCGCCCAGAAGCACAACCCTGAGGCACGCGTGGTGTACGTCGACAACGACGCCAGCGTCCGCGCGCACGCACGCGCCCTGCTCTCAGGCGACCGGCGCACCGCGTTCGCCTGTGCCGACGTCCGCGACCCCGGCCTGCTGGAGACCCCCGAACTGCAGCTGCTCGACTGGTCACGGCCGGTGGCGATCCTGCTGATCGCGGTCCTGCACTTCCTGTCCGAGGCCGACCAGCCCGCCGACGTCGTGGCATGGCTGACCTCCCACACCGTGCCCGGAAGCTTTGTGGCCATCTCGCACGTCACCGACGCCGGCGCCACCCCCTCGGTCCTGCAGGCCATCCGCGATCAGCACACCGAGACCCCGGTGCCGGTATACGTTCGCGCCCCGGCCGCGATCGCCGCGTTGTTCGCTGGCCACGAGCCGCTCGCTCCGGGCTTGGTCGACATCACCCGGTGGCACGCGCACGAGCTTGCGCCTTCCTATGCGCTTCCTGCTCTGGGGGGTGTGGCAGCCGTCCGATGA
- a CDS encoding helix-turn-helix domain-containing protein codes for MVRVLSERSAESGRAAEHSPALSRRRLSTLLRLLREGSGLTATEVARRLGVQTSTVTRGERGEWSRPDPEYVGRLLDALGVTDRQLHRMLLQLAWEGRERGWWNSYRAITETYKKYLGLEEGASRICVCDPQMVPHLLQTEEYSRAALVGRYPQLRGDACAGEGALVEQHLRVLHQRKRLITRPDPVHLWAVIGQQALRPPDGDAEGVLARQLEHLHVMAQRPNVDIQVIPWSAGVPPTPNPFTVLRFRHPLDPEAGWMETVLGSRMVDDPTDVAHLHEIWVLMVDLALTRRQSCDLLSRPPAE; via the coding sequence GTGGTGCGGGTGCTGAGTGAGCGTTCGGCGGAGTCGGGCAGGGCCGCCGAGCACAGTCCAGCTCTCAGCCGTCGTCGGTTGTCCACCCTGTTGCGGTTGCTGCGGGAAGGGTCGGGGCTCACCGCCACCGAAGTCGCCCGGCGTCTCGGGGTGCAGACCTCGACGGTGACCCGGGGCGAGCGGGGCGAGTGGAGCCGCCCTGATCCCGAGTATGTCGGCCGGCTGCTGGATGCGCTGGGTGTCACCGACCGGCAGCTGCACCGGATGTTGCTGCAGCTGGCATGGGAGGGACGGGAACGCGGGTGGTGGAACTCCTACCGGGCCATCACCGAGACCTACAAGAAGTATCTGGGGTTGGAGGAGGGCGCCTCGAGGATCTGCGTGTGCGATCCGCAGATGGTCCCGCACCTGCTGCAGACCGAGGAGTACTCCCGCGCCGCGCTGGTCGGCCGGTATCCGCAGCTGCGCGGTGACGCCTGCGCCGGTGAGGGGGCTTTGGTGGAGCAGCACCTGCGGGTCCTGCATCAGAGGAAGCGCCTCATCACCAGGCCCGATCCGGTGCATCTGTGGGCGGTGATCGGGCAGCAGGCGTTGCGTCCTCCCGACGGCGACGCCGAGGGTGTCCTGGCACGCCAGCTAGAGCACTTGCACGTCATGGCGCAGCGGCCCAACGTCGACATTCAGGTGATTCCCTGGTCGGCGGGCGTGCCTCCGACGCCCAATCCCTTCACTGTGCTGCGCTTCCGGCATCCGTTGGATCCCGAGGCCGGGTGGATGGAGACCGTGCTGGGATCCCGGATGGTCGATGATCCCACCGATGTCGCTCACCTGCACGAGATCTGGGTGTTGATGGTCGACCTGGCGCTGACCCGCAGGCAGAGCTGTGATCTTCTATCCCGCCCCCCGGCGGAGTGA
- a CDS encoding IS110 family transposase, which yields MPSIQQPTATAQTETPAIGPEIVLGVDTHKDTHVAAAVTHLGVLLATAAFPATAAGYRDLLDWAHGMGSVRRAGVEGTGSYGAALTRYLHGQDVQVIDVNHPDRADRRRRGKTDRLDAEAAARAVISGRASSRAKTGDGQVEAMRLFKLAKDSATKARTQAINQLRAVLVTADPQLRESMNGLTSARLITSCAELTDGQAIGPAGQAAVCTLRLLAARVQHLTREIRDLQKRITSAIQAHTPALLDRLGIAGDTAATLLIAAGDNPDRMASEASYAALCGTSPVEASSGKSRRLRVNRGGDRQANAALYRIVVTRLRCDTRTRDDLDRRVREGKTKPEVMRCLKRYIAREGYQVIATDRPAASTAACRT from the coding sequence GTGCCCAGCATCCAGCAGCCGACTGCGACCGCGCAGACCGAGACACCTGCCATCGGTCCAGAGATTGTGCTCGGGGTCGATACCCATAAAGACACCCACGTTGCCGCCGCGGTTACCCACCTGGGGGTTCTGCTGGCCACGGCGGCGTTCCCAGCGACCGCGGCCGGCTATCGGGACCTGCTGGATTGGGCGCACGGCATGGGTTCGGTGCGAAGGGCGGGAGTGGAGGGCACCGGCTCCTACGGTGCGGCCCTCACACGTTACCTTCACGGCCAGGACGTCCAGGTGATTGACGTGAACCACCCTGATCGAGCCGATCGCAGGCGTCGTGGGAAGACCGACCGCCTCGATGCGGAGGCCGCCGCTCGTGCCGTCATCTCCGGGCGCGCGTCCTCGCGAGCGAAGACCGGTGACGGCCAGGTCGAGGCGATGCGCCTGTTCAAGCTGGCGAAGGACTCAGCCACCAAGGCCCGTACCCAGGCCATCAACCAGCTTCGTGCTGTCCTGGTCACCGCCGACCCCCAACTGCGCGAGTCGATGAACGGGCTGACCAGCGCAAGGTTGATCACATCCTGCGCCGAGTTGACCGACGGGCAGGCCATCGGGCCAGCCGGTCAAGCTGCCGTGTGCACCCTGCGTCTTCTCGCGGCACGCGTCCAGCACCTCACCCGGGAGATCCGTGATCTCCAAAAGCGCATCACCTCCGCCATCCAGGCCCACACCCCCGCACTCCTCGATCGCCTTGGCATCGCCGGCGACACTGCCGCCACCCTGCTCATCGCGGCAGGCGACAACCCCGACCGAATGGCCAGTGAAGCCTCGTACGCGGCGCTGTGCGGAACCAGCCCGGTCGAGGCGTCATCGGGCAAGTCCAGGCGACTGCGCGTCAACCGCGGCGGCGATCGTCAAGCCAACGCGGCCCTGTATAGGATCGTCGTGACCCGCCTGCGGTGCGACACACGAACCCGCGATGATCTCGACCGGCGAGTCCGGGAAGGCAAGACCAAACCCGAAGTGATGCGATGCCTCAAACGCTACATAGCTCGCGAGGGCTACCAAGTCATCGCCACCGACCGCCCAGCCGCATCAACAGCGGCTTGCCGAACATAG
- a CDS encoding transposase family protein, whose amino-acid sequence MADGAYHGNRQVIMPYRRPRDGGELLQWQVELNTVHKKVRARVEHSFAQMKRWNILRNCRRKRDGVYHATRGIALMRNLTMTG is encoded by the coding sequence ATGGCCGACGGCGCCTATCACGGAAACCGGCAGGTCATCATGCCCTACCGGCGGCCCCGCGACGGCGGTGAACTGCTGCAATGGCAGGTAGAGCTCAACACCGTTCACAAGAAGGTCCGCGCCCGCGTCGAGCACTCGTTCGCACAGATGAAGCGGTGGAACATCTTGCGCAACTGCCGCCGCAAACGCGACGGCGTCTACCACGCCACCCGCGGCATCGCCCTCATGCGCAACCTGACCATGACCGGCTGA
- a CDS encoding CHAT domain-containing tetratricopeptide repeat protein, with protein MSVHLWREGEHTATTVGEPRQMVWPLDAGELEDLRWYLERYLTAPFAVWEQRGVQVQDRLPEWGERLFAALLGEAGPAREAYAAARSRTGGLEIVLKSGSARWLGLPWELMRDPARPAPLALDGVAVTRELPSVDLLASFPVGGSGSRLRVLMVICRPEGPADVGYQMVARPLLERLGAVAGTVELTVLRPPTFERLAEVLAGAARAGDPFQVVHFDGHGVFGPADAAGTAGAGAVVAGRGAEMFRGPGPVGMLAFEKRGGGADLVPAGRVAQALAAGQVPVVVMNACQSAQLGGELEASVATRFLQGGAGAVVAMAYSVYAVAAAEFMAVFYERLFAGDTIAAAVTAGRQRLRVADKRPSPKGLLPLADWMVPVHYSRREICFPALAPSRDTTLSLDRFLDRIRTEPTPPPGAAGNGGELAPDGAFVGRDALFYTLEVAARLQHVVVLVGPGGTGKTELAKGFARWWRDTGGVDDPRLVVWHSFEPGVASFGLEGVITRIGLQVFGTGFAALPTGQRRRVVQDLLAEQRALLVWDNFESVCSMPDPTGATPALSQAERDELRRFVDHVAAAGSSSVIITSRGPEEWLGPARRVKVGGLTREEANVYADRLLEPYPHTRAKRDRRAFGELMQWLDGHPLAMRLTLPLLDELTPDRLLEGMRGVAPLPGRDEGDRRTSLAACVAYSFTHLPPADRQALAAVSLFHGIADTNVLGAFSGVEGVPGWFAGRSAGDWAGVLDRAAAVGLLTGIGGGMYRIHPALPAYLAQQWRTDQPDDFDTQHTAATHALVHAYAAFGGWLSQQLSGGNVDIAVTVIALQRRSMGAMLGYALDQQLWRHALMMVASLNTFWNLRGLAEEARRWVERARTVLEAADGTPPGLDTPAGQLWLGLVGDHATRQLNAGLPDQAETTYKKLLHALKQQPATDDQRGLIAVTTHQLGMVAQERGRLEDAETWYRQSLTINEDLGNRPGMASSYHQLGRVAQLRGRLEDAETWYRQSLTIREDLGNRPGMATTYHQLGMVAQDRGRLQDAETWYRQSLTINEDLGNRPGMATTYHQLGIVAQDRGRLQDAETWYRQSLTIKEDLHNRPGMATTYHQLGILAQDRGRLQDAETWYRQSLTINEDLHNRPGMASSYHQLGIVAQERGRLQDAETWYRQSLTINEDLHNRPGMATTYHQLGIVAQERGRLEDAETWYRQSLTINEDLGNRPGMALTYGQLGLLAEERGHPTQALEWTIRSIALFEDFPHPATGPAPHHLRRLTTQLGIHTLTTTWQTLTGQPLPPAIHDHAQTPPTNPEEGQPPS; from the coding sequence GTGTCGGTGCACCTCTGGCGGGAGGGCGAGCACACCGCGACCACGGTGGGTGAGCCCCGCCAGATGGTGTGGCCGCTGGATGCCGGTGAGCTGGAAGATCTGCGCTGGTACCTGGAGAGGTATCTGACGGCGCCGTTCGCGGTGTGGGAGCAGCGGGGCGTGCAGGTGCAGGACCGGCTGCCCGAGTGGGGGGAGCGGCTGTTCGCCGCGCTGCTGGGCGAGGCGGGTCCGGCGCGTGAGGCTTATGCGGCGGCGCGTTCCCGTACCGGCGGGCTGGAGATCGTGTTGAAGTCGGGGTCGGCGCGGTGGCTGGGGTTGCCGTGGGAGTTGATGCGTGATCCGGCACGTCCGGCGCCGCTGGCGCTGGACGGGGTCGCGGTGACCCGCGAGTTGCCTTCGGTGGATCTGCTGGCTTCGTTCCCGGTGGGCGGGTCGGGCTCGCGGTTGCGGGTGTTGATGGTGATCTGCCGGCCGGAGGGGCCGGCGGATGTGGGGTATCAGATGGTCGCGCGGCCGTTGCTGGAGCGGCTGGGCGCGGTGGCCGGGACGGTGGAGCTGACGGTGCTGCGGCCGCCGACGTTCGAGCGGCTCGCCGAGGTGCTGGCCGGGGCGGCGCGTGCGGGGGATCCGTTCCAGGTGGTGCATTTCGACGGGCACGGGGTGTTCGGCCCTGCCGACGCGGCCGGGACGGCCGGGGCGGGGGCGGTGGTGGCTGGGCGGGGTGCGGAGATGTTCCGGGGGCCGGGCCCGGTGGGGATGCTGGCGTTCGAGAAGCGCGGGGGCGGCGCGGATCTGGTGCCGGCCGGGCGGGTGGCGCAGGCTCTGGCGGCCGGTCAGGTGCCGGTGGTGGTGATGAACGCCTGCCAGTCCGCGCAGCTGGGCGGGGAGCTGGAGGCGAGTGTGGCGACCCGGTTTCTGCAGGGTGGTGCGGGGGCGGTGGTGGCGATGGCCTACAGCGTGTACGCGGTGGCCGCGGCCGAGTTCATGGCGGTGTTCTATGAGCGGTTGTTCGCCGGGGACACCATCGCCGCCGCGGTGACCGCAGGTCGGCAGCGGCTGCGGGTCGCCGACAAGCGGCCCAGCCCCAAGGGGTTATTGCCGCTGGCGGACTGGATGGTCCCGGTCCATTACAGCCGCCGCGAGATCTGCTTCCCCGCCCTGGCCCCCAGCCGCGACACCACCCTGTCGCTGGACCGGTTCCTGGACCGCATCCGCACCGAGCCGACGCCACCACCCGGCGCCGCGGGCAACGGGGGCGAGTTGGCGCCGGACGGCGCGTTTGTGGGCCGGGACGCCCTGTTCTACACGCTGGAGGTGGCGGCGCGGCTGCAGCATGTGGTGGTGCTGGTGGGTCCGGGCGGGACGGGCAAGACCGAGCTGGCCAAGGGGTTCGCCCGCTGGTGGCGTGATACCGGCGGGGTCGATGACCCCCGGCTGGTGGTGTGGCATTCCTTTGAGCCGGGTGTGGCGTCGTTCGGGCTGGAGGGAGTGATCACCCGGATCGGTTTGCAGGTGTTCGGCACCGGCTTCGCAGCCCTGCCGACCGGGCAACGGCGGCGGGTGGTGCAGGATCTGCTGGCCGAGCAGCGGGCGCTGCTGGTGTGGGACAACTTCGAGTCGGTGTGCTCCATGCCCGACCCCACCGGCGCCACCCCGGCGTTGTCGCAGGCCGAGCGGGACGAGCTGCGCCGCTTTGTGGACCATGTCGCGGCGGCGGGTTCCAGCTCGGTGATCATCACCAGCCGGGGGCCGGAGGAGTGGCTGGGGCCGGCCAGGCGGGTGAAGGTCGGGGGGCTGACCCGCGAGGAGGCCAACGTCTACGCCGACCGGCTTCTGGAGCCCTACCCGCACACCCGGGCCAAGAGGGATCGGCGGGCGTTCGGGGAGTTGATGCAGTGGCTGGACGGCCACCCTTTGGCGATGCGCCTGACGCTGCCGCTGCTGGACGAGCTGACCCCCGACCGGCTCCTGGAGGGCATGCGGGGAGTGGCCCCGCTGCCGGGCCGTGACGAGGGGGACCGGCGGACCTCGCTGGCGGCGTGTGTGGCCTATTCCTTCACCCACCTGCCGCCCGCCGACCGGCAGGCGCTGGCCGCGGTGAGCCTGTTCCACGGCATCGCCGACACCAATGTCCTCGGGGCGTTCTCGGGGGTGGAGGGGGTGCCGGGCTGGTTCGCCGGCCGGTCCGCCGGCGACTGGGCGGGGGTGCTGGATCGGGCGGCGGCGGTGGGGTTGCTGACCGGGATCGGCGGTGGCATGTACCGGATCCACCCGGCACTGCCCGCCTACCTGGCCCAGCAATGGCGCACCGACCAACCTGATGACTTCGACACCCAGCACACCGCCGCAACCCACGCACTGGTGCACGCCTACGCCGCGTTCGGCGGCTGGTTGTCCCAGCAACTGAGCGGCGGCAACGTAGATATAGCGGTGACGGTCATCGCCCTGCAGCGCCGCAGCATGGGCGCCATGCTCGGCTACGCCCTCGACCAGCAGCTTTGGCGACACGCTCTCATGATGGTGGCATCGCTCAACACCTTCTGGAATCTGCGGGGGTTGGCTGAGGAGGCGCGGCGGTGGGTGGAGCGCGCTCGCACCGTGCTGGAAGCGGCCGACGGCACCCCACCCGGCCTGGACACCCCCGCTGGACAGCTCTGGCTGGGTCTGGTCGGCGACCATGCCACCCGGCAGCTGAACGCGGGTCTACCAGACCAGGCCGAAACTACCTACAAAAAGCTCCTCCACGCCCTCAAACAACAACCCGCCACAGATGACCAGCGAGGCCTTATCGCCGTCACAACCCACCAGCTCGGCATGGTCGCCCAGGAGCGGGGGCGGCTGGAGGACGCCGAAACCTGGTACCGCCAATCCCTCACCATCAACGAAGACCTCGGCAACCGGCCCGGCATGGCCAGCAGCTACCACCAGCTCGGCAGGGTCGCCCAGTTGCGGGGGCGGCTGGAGGACGCCGAGACCTGGTACCGCCAATCCCTCACCATCAGAGAAGACCTCGGCAACCGGCCCGGCATGGCCACCACCTACCACCAGCTCGGCATGGTCGCCCAGGATCGCGGGCGGCTGCAGGACGCCGAGACCTGGTACCGCCAATCCCTCACCATCAACGAAGACCTCGGCAACCGGCCCGGCATGGCCACCACCTACCACCAGCTCGGCATCGTCGCCCAGGATCGGGGGCGGCTGCAGGACGCCGAAACCTGGTACCGCCAATCCCTCACCATCAAAGAAGACCTCCACAACCGGCCCGGCATGGCCACCACCTACCACCAGCTCGGCATCCTCGCCCAAGACCGAGGGCGGCTGCAGGACGCCGAAACCTGGTACCGCCAATCCCTCACCATCAACGAAGACCTCCACAACCGGCCCGGCATGGCCAGCAGCTACCACCAGCTCGGCATCGTCGCCCAGGAGCGGGGGCGGCTGCAGGACGCCGAAACCTGGTACCGCCAATCCCTCACCATCAACGAAGACCTCCACAACCGGCCCGGCATGGCCACCACCTACCACCAGCTCGGCATCGTCGCCCAGGAGCGGGGGCGGCTGGAGGACGCCGAAACCTGGTACCGCCAATCCCTCACCATCAACGAAGACCTCGGCAACCGGCCCGGCATGGCCCTCACCTACGGGCAGCTTGGCCTTCTCGCCGAAGAACGCGGCCACCCCACCCAAGCACTGGAATGGACGATCCGCAGTATCGCCCTGTTCGAGGACTTCCCCCACCCCGCCACCGGACCGGCACCACACCACCTACGACGCCTCACCACCCAACTCGGCATCCACACCCTCACCACCACCTGGCAGACCCTCACCGGCCAGCCCCTCCCCCCAGCCATCCACGACCATGCCCAAACCCCACCGACCAATCCGGAAGAAGGGCAACCGCCATCATGA